TACATTGCACCAATGAGCTTTCGCCGACACCCCGCCGTCGCCGTGGCGCGGACGGCCGTCCGCCGGGGGCTGGTGGGGCTCGTCTGCACCCAACTGGCGGTCGCCGCGACGCTGGTGGGCATCGACCACTGGCGCAAGCGGTTCAAGCCACGACCGGTGCACTTCCCGCACACGGAGCCGGCGAGCTTCCCCGTCGGCAGGTCGACGGTGACGACGTTCACGTACGGTGAGGACCTCTACGCCGACATGCTGCGGTCCATCAAGGCCGCCAGGGAGACGATCTACTTCGAGTCGTTCATCTGGAAGGGCGACGAGGTCGGGCAGGCGTTCAAGGACGCGCTGGTCGAGGCGGCCGACCGCGGGGTGCAGGTGTACGTCATCTACGACGGCTTCGCCAACCTCGTCGTCCCACCGTCGTTCAAGCGGTTCCCGCCGTCCCTGCACGTCCTGGAGTACCCGATCGTCCCGTCCGGGCTGCTCTTCAGCGTCCGGCGCTCGGGCCGCGACCACAGGAAGATCGTCGTGGTCGACAGCGAGGTCGGGTACGTCGGCGGTTACAACATCGGCAGCCTGTACGCGACCAAGTGGCGCGACACGCACCTGAAGATCGTCGGCCCCTCGGCGTGGGACCTGCAGAACGCGTTCGTCGACTTCTGGAACATGCACAGGACGAGGAAGCACCCGGTCATCCGCGACGACGGCGCCGCCGAGTGGGAGGCGCAGATCCGGGCGTACCGGAACGTGCCCCGCCAGCTCACGTTCCCGATCCGGGGCATGTACCTCGAGGCCATCGACCGGGCGCAGCACCGCATCTACCTGACCCAGGCGTACTTCATCCCGGACCGCGAGATCCTGGCCGCGCTGCTCGCGGCTGCCAGACGGGGCGTCGACGTGCGCATCCTCGTCCCCGAGGTCTCCAACCACGTCGTCGCCGACTGGCTCTCGCGTGGCTTCTACTCCACCCTGCTCAAGGGCGGGGTGAGCCTGTGGCTCTACCGCGACGCGATGGTGCACGCGAAGACCTGCACCATCGACGGTCGGTGGACGACCGTCGGCACCGCGAACATCGACCGACTGAGCCTGACCGGCAACTACGAGATCAACGTCGAGGTCTTCGACGAGGAGCTCGCCGCGCACATGGACCGGGTGTTCCTGACCGACAGCGAGAACGCCAGGCAGCTCACCGCGGAGGAGTGGCGGCAGCGCCCGTTCGTCGCGAAGTTCAGCGAGACGGTGCTCGCGCCGCTGCGCCCGTTGCTCTAGGGATGCCTAGGTGGGTCTCGTGACGGCCTAGGTACCGCTGACCTGCGGATCTACGTCGTCGCGCCCGATGGCACGGGCCCCTTCCCGGCGAAAGATGGGGAACACGGACAGAGAAGGAGAAGGACATGTTCCCCCACCCGGACGCGAT
The window above is part of the Streptosporangiales bacterium genome. Proteins encoded here:
- a CDS encoding phosphatidylserine/phosphatidylglycerophosphate/cardiolipin synthase family protein, which codes for MSFRRHPAVAVARTAVRRGLVGLVCTQLAVAATLVGIDHWRKRFKPRPVHFPHTEPASFPVGRSTVTTFTYGEDLYADMLRSIKAARETIYFESFIWKGDEVGQAFKDALVEAADRGVQVYVIYDGFANLVVPPSFKRFPPSLHVLEYPIVPSGLLFSVRRSGRDHRKIVVVDSEVGYVGGYNIGSLYATKWRDTHLKIVGPSAWDLQNAFVDFWNMHRTRKHPVIRDDGAAEWEAQIRAYRNVPRQLTFPIRGMYLEAIDRAQHRIYLTQAYFIPDREILAALLAAARRGVDVRILVPEVSNHVVADWLSRGFYSTLLKGGVSLWLYRDAMVHAKTCTIDGRWTTVGTANIDRLSLTGNYEINVEVFDEELAAHMDRVFLTDSENARQLTAEEWRQRPFVAKFSETVLAPLRPLL